The Desulfatibacillum aliphaticivorans DSM 15576 nucleotide sequence TTTTACGGCGCGGTCAAAGCGGGCGCCGTGGCGGTTCCGGTGAATTACCGGCTGGCCCCCCGGGAGGCGGAATGGATTCTGGACAACTCCGACTCCACCTTTATTTTGTTCAACGATTTTTTTGAGCCCGCCGTGGTGGAAATGAAGCCCCGGCTGCCCAAAATCAAGGGAATCTACTCCATGGGCGAGGAGCGATACGACTCCTGTCCAGCCCTGGAGGACCTTATGGCAAACGGCGACGTAAGCGAGCCTGGCGTGGCGGTGGATGAGTTTGAAGACTCCATGATTCTGTACACCTCCGGCACTACGGGCAAGCCCAAGGGCGCCGTGCTGACCCATCATAACCAGATGGTGCTGACTTGCTCCATGGCCAGCATGGTAGGCATCAACCCTGATGACATCATCATGAACGCCGCTCCGCTTTTCCACGCAGCCCAGCTGAATCTGTTCCTGAACCCCGGCACCTACATGGGGGCCACCCACATCATCAATCGGGATTTTGAACCCACCCGAATCCTGCAGCTTATTGAAAAGGAAAAGGTCACCCAGTTTTTTGGCGCTCCCATTATGTACATGATGATGATGGGCGTTCCGGACTTTGAAAAATTCGACCTCTCCACCATGCGCTTTTACGGATACGGCGCCGCGCCCATGACGGCCGAAGCGGTCAAGCAGATGATTAAAAAATTTCAATGCGAGAATTTTTTCTGCATGTGCGGCCAGACCGAGGCAGGCCCCGGCGGCGTGGCTCTCAAGCCCAGCGAACAGGTCCGCAAAGCAGGCGCCGGCGGAAAATACATTGTGAACATGGAATGCCGCCTGGCTGACGAGAATGACAATGACGTCACCGAACCCGGCGTGGTGGGCGAGCTGTGCATCAAGGGCGAAACCTGC carries:
- a CDS encoding class I adenylate-forming enzyme family protein, translated to MDLGGLVARNARMVGAKEAVVYNDRRYTWAQVNQRVNAVANELIKQGVKKGDKVALWELNTDNFVFAFYGAVKAGAVAVPVNYRLAPREAEWILDNSDSTFILFNDFFEPAVVEMKPRLPKIKGIYSMGEERYDSCPALEDLMANGDVSEPGVAVDEFEDSMILYTSGTTGKPKGAVLTHHNQMVLTCSMASMVGINPDDIIMNAAPLFHAAQLNLFLNPGTYMGATHIINRDFEPTRILQLIEKEKVTQFFGAPIMYMMMMGVPDFEKFDLSTMRFYGYGAAPMTAEAVKQMIKKFQCENFFCMCGQTEAGPGGVALKPSEQVRKAGAGGKYIVNMECRLADENDNDVTEPGVVGELCIKGETCMREYYKNPEATAATIIDGWVHSGDLAIMDDEGYITLVDRAKDMIITGGENVYSKEVEDAIAEHPSIADNVIIGVPNEQWGETVMAIVVLAPGASLTIEELREFLETRLADYKRPRLLEIVDMLPRNVSGKVLKFELRDTYKDATA